In Nocardioides sp. InS609-2, a single genomic region encodes these proteins:
- the rlmC gene encoding 23S rRNA (uracil(747)-C(5))-methyltransferase RlmC — translation MECHHYDAFRCRSCTLLEIGYDDQVRDKELHCRSLVASPGLTWLPAVTGPESAFRNKAKMVVAGTVDAPTIGILDPSGDGVDLRDCGLHSPGLQAVLPVLATFVATARLAPYDIGTRQGELKHLLVTEAPSGELMVRFVLRSQEPVTRIRKHLPVLLDELPQVCVVSVNLQPEHKAVLEGEREIVLTPAETLTMRVGDLDLHLQPQSFFQTNTVVATSLYQQAASWVSDLAPASLWDLYCGVGGFALHCGSPEEPRDEASRRAAPGREVTGIEVSTSAVESAALTAAESGLTGVTFVAADATAYAVGSSAAPELVIVNPPRRGIGPELATWLEASDVRHVVYSSCNAESLARDLALMPSLRPVEAVLLDMFPQTRHYEVMMLLSR, via the coding sequence ATGGAGTGCCACCACTACGACGCCTTCCGGTGTCGCTCCTGCACCCTGCTCGAGATCGGGTACGACGACCAGGTGCGCGACAAGGAACTGCACTGTCGCTCGCTCGTCGCCTCCCCCGGGCTGACGTGGCTGCCGGCGGTGACCGGCCCGGAGTCGGCGTTCCGCAACAAGGCCAAGATGGTCGTGGCGGGCACCGTCGACGCACCGACGATCGGGATCCTCGACCCGTCGGGTGACGGCGTCGACCTGCGCGACTGCGGGCTGCACTCCCCCGGGCTCCAGGCCGTGCTGCCGGTGCTCGCGACGTTCGTCGCGACGGCCCGGCTGGCGCCGTACGACATCGGGACGAGGCAGGGCGAGCTCAAGCACCTGCTGGTGACGGAGGCGCCGTCGGGTGAGCTGATGGTGCGGTTCGTGCTGCGGTCGCAGGAGCCGGTGACCCGGATCCGCAAGCACCTGCCGGTCCTGCTCGACGAGCTGCCGCAGGTCTGCGTGGTGTCGGTGAACCTGCAGCCGGAGCACAAGGCGGTGCTGGAGGGCGAGCGCGAGATCGTGCTGACGCCGGCCGAGACGCTGACGATGCGGGTCGGCGACCTCGATCTCCACCTGCAGCCGCAGTCGTTCTTCCAGACCAACACGGTGGTGGCCACGTCGCTCTACCAGCAGGCAGCTTCGTGGGTCTCCGACCTGGCGCCTGCCTCGCTCTGGGACCTCTACTGCGGAGTCGGTGGCTTCGCGCTGCACTGCGGCTCTCCTGAGGAGCCGAGGGACGAGGCGTCTCGAAGGGCTGCGCCGGGCCGGGAGGTGACCGGCATCGAGGTGAGTACGTCGGCCGTCGAGTCCGCGGCGCTCACGGCCGCCGAGTCGGGGCTCACCGGAGTCACGTTCGTCGCTGCTGACGCCACGGCGTACGCGGTGGGTTCGTCGGCCGCGCCGGAGCTGGTCATCGTGAACCCACCACGCCGCGGCATCGGGCCCGAGCTCGCGACGTGGCTCGAGGCATCAGACGTGCGGCACGTCGTCTACTCGAGCTGCAACGCCGAGTCGCTCGCTCGGGACCTCGCACTGATGCCGTCACTGCGGCCGGTCGAGGCGGTGCTCCTCGACATGTTCCCGCAGACGCGGCACTACGAAGTGATGATGCTGCTCTCGCGCTGA
- a CDS encoding HIT domain-containing protein, translating to MYAGTDFYCDVAIPRTQKLDVVHESHEVLAFHHTRPHWRHHVVVVPKRHIGSFTTITQDDEVVARELFEVVLRVAREVEEEYGEAAVLTNLGRYQDSKHLHVHVHAGPKRDA from the coding sequence ATGTATGCCGGCACCGACTTCTACTGCGACGTGGCGATCCCGCGCACGCAGAAGCTCGACGTTGTCCACGAGTCCCACGAGGTGCTCGCCTTCCACCACACCCGGCCGCACTGGCGCCATCACGTGGTCGTCGTACCCAAGCGCCACATCGGGTCCTTCACCACGATCACCCAGGACGACGAGGTGGTGGCGCGTGAGCTGTTCGAGGTGGTGCTGCGGGTGGCACGGGAGGTCGAGGAGGAGTACGGCGAGGCGGCGGTCCTCACGAACCTCGGCCGCTACCAGGACTCCAAGCACCTGCACGTGCATGTGCACGCCGGGCCGAAGCGGGACGCGTGA
- a CDS encoding site-specific integrase: protein MAWAERLQSGRYRGRYRDAYGKARTLDETFTHKARAERAAGAAEEAARRSMVADPDAGRRPWGDWCEEWWPTRQVEEQTRLTDEGRRRNYLEPRWGTVPLGTIRRHDVNAWITALRSRGVGPGVITHVVRLFSVSLSAAVDAEIIPTNPAARIKLPPAAVAVERFLTREEYSAVRAQLPTDLDQLIADWLVNTGMRWGEMAGLHRHRYEHGREVARVVETFEEKPGTIKAYPKGRRIRSVPLPTWLVDEVEGLLDPDPGACGLLHRDGQACRSGLLLTSSQGSVMRNSNWAERVWQPAVRRSGVGHCRIHDLRHTYASWLIQAGVSLAEIGRLLGHISPITTQRYSHLAETPREKVLAALPAPDLPHVVIDLPGA, encoded by the coding sequence GTGGCGTGGGCTGAGCGTCTGCAGTCAGGTCGTTACCGCGGCCGCTACCGCGACGCGTACGGCAAAGCCCGCACTCTCGACGAGACGTTCACGCACAAGGCTCGTGCGGAACGGGCCGCCGGCGCGGCCGAGGAAGCTGCGCGTCGCTCGATGGTCGCCGACCCCGACGCTGGGCGGCGTCCGTGGGGAGACTGGTGTGAGGAGTGGTGGCCGACCCGACAGGTCGAAGAGCAGACCCGGCTCACCGACGAGGGGCGACGCCGCAACTATCTCGAGCCCCGTTGGGGGACCGTGCCCCTCGGGACCATCCGCCGGCACGACGTCAACGCCTGGATCACCGCGCTGCGGTCGCGCGGAGTCGGCCCGGGCGTCATCACCCATGTCGTACGCCTGTTCTCAGTGTCGCTCTCGGCCGCCGTCGACGCCGAGATCATCCCCACCAACCCCGCGGCCCGGATCAAGCTGCCGCCAGCAGCCGTGGCTGTCGAGCGGTTCCTCACCCGGGAGGAGTACTCCGCCGTCCGAGCTCAGCTCCCCACCGACCTCGACCAGCTGATCGCGGACTGGCTGGTGAACACCGGGATGCGTTGGGGCGAGATGGCCGGTCTCCACCGGCACCGCTACGAGCACGGCCGCGAAGTCGCACGAGTGGTCGAGACGTTCGAGGAGAAGCCGGGCACCATCAAGGCCTACCCCAAGGGCCGGCGCATCCGCAGCGTCCCGTTGCCGACATGGCTTGTCGACGAAGTCGAGGGGCTGCTTGACCCGGACCCGGGGGCGTGCGGACTGCTCCACCGCGACGGGCAGGCATGTCGCTCAGGGCTGCTCCTCACGTCGTCACAGGGCAGCGTGATGCGGAACTCCAACTGGGCCGAACGGGTGTGGCAGCCGGCGGTGCGGCGCTCCGGTGTTGGGCACTGTCGGATCCACGATCTGCGGCACACCTACGCGTCGTGGCTGATCCAGGCGGGGGTGTCGCTGGCCGAGATCGGGAGGCTGCTCGGGCACATCTCGCCGATCACCACGCAGCGGTACTCGCACCTGGCCGAGACTCCCCGCGAGAAGGTCCTCGCGGCGCTCCCTGCCCCAGATCTGCCCCACGTGGTGATCGATCTGCCGGGCGCGTGA
- a CDS encoding ImmA/IrrE family metallo-endopeptidase, producing MADREGVARAVTYDPGRDAAERYPDWVIRHRPLSHGIPEVLCRRRRVILIASHQDWASKRSSLAHAVAHLDLGHCHETARFFNRQHEVEANQMAARRLISLPALADALCWTRDYHEIAGELDVDVELLKVRETHLHATERGYLRRAVSNLEASA from the coding sequence ATGGCAGATCGAGAAGGCGTCGCGCGAGCGGTGACGTACGACCCTGGTCGTGACGCTGCCGAGCGGTACCCCGACTGGGTCATCCGGCACCGGCCACTCAGCCACGGGATCCCCGAGGTGTTGTGTCGCCGGCGCCGGGTGATCCTGATCGCCTCGCACCAGGATTGGGCCAGCAAGCGGAGCTCGTTGGCGCACGCGGTGGCGCACCTCGACCTCGGCCACTGTCATGAGACCGCGCGGTTCTTCAACCGTCAGCACGAGGTCGAGGCCAACCAGATGGCCGCCCGGCGGCTGATCTCGCTACCTGCGCTTGCGGATGCCCTGTGCTGGACCCGCGACTATCACGAGATCGCGGGCGAGCTCGACGTCGACGTGGAGCTGCTCAAGGTTCGAGAGACGCATCTACACGCCACCGAGCGCGGATACCTACGTCGCGCCGTTTCTAACTTGGAGGCAAGCGCATGA
- a CDS encoding helix-turn-helix transcriptional regulator, with protein MNPKIISPEQLAERQRVGATLRTIRTTRGWKLGDFATEIDISYAYLSNIEAGRKPLPDHILARAARLLDVEQIAIKHPAQAVA; from the coding sequence ATGAACCCGAAGATCATCTCCCCGGAGCAGCTGGCCGAGCGCCAGCGCGTCGGAGCGACCCTCCGCACCATCCGGACCACGAGGGGTTGGAAGCTCGGAGACTTCGCCACCGAGATCGACATCTCGTACGCCTACCTCTCCAACATCGAGGCGGGCCGGAAACCCCTTCCGGACCACATCCTCGCCCGCGCCGCTCGCCTGCTCGACGTCGAGCAGATCGCGATCAAGCACCCCGCCCAGGCCGTGGCATGA
- a CDS encoding helix-turn-helix domain-containing protein, translating into MKANQIWLTTRQAGERADRHPETVRRACEAGDLHGGQTVPGRSSWRIHIDCLDAWVLGQPCPHVAAKAS; encoded by the coding sequence ATGAAGGCGAACCAGATCTGGCTGACGACTCGGCAGGCCGGTGAGCGCGCCGATCGGCACCCGGAGACGGTGCGTCGAGCCTGCGAGGCCGGCGACCTGCACGGCGGTCAGACCGTTCCCGGCCGCTCGTCCTGGCGGATCCACATCGACTGCCTCGACGCCTGGGTCCTCGGCCAGCCGTGTCCCCACGTCGCCGCGAAGGCGTCCTGA